One genomic region from Fictibacillus marinisediminis encodes:
- a CDS encoding DUF2621 domain-containing protein: MSAGFFLFIAAWTIFLISMFAIGGYFMFRKFLKRLPKEDGKSILDWQDYYIQETIHLWTPQQKAFLEELVTPVPELFRDVAREKIAGKIGELAIQEKASVMTQDLIVRGYIIATPKRDHKWLIKKLNEKHIDLSPYKSLLG; encoded by the coding sequence ATGTCTGCAGGTTTTTTTCTATTCATTGCAGCCTGGACAATATTTTTAATCTCAATGTTTGCGATCGGCGGTTATTTTATGTTTCGAAAGTTTTTGAAGCGGCTTCCGAAAGAAGACGGAAAATCAATCTTGGACTGGCAGGATTACTATATCCAGGAGACGATCCATTTATGGACTCCGCAGCAAAAGGCCTTTTTGGAGGAACTCGTCACACCTGTTCCCGAGCTTTTCCGTGATGTTGCCCGTGAAAAGATTGCAGGAAAAATCGGCGAGCTTGCCATACAGGAAAAAGCATCTGTGATGACGCAGGATCTTATAGTACGGGGATACATTATCGCTACACCGAAAAGAGATCATAAATGGCTCATCAAAAAGTTAAACGAAAAGCACATTGACCTCTCTCCCTATAAGAGCCTTTTAGGATAA
- a CDS encoding CcdC family protein produces the protein MFFIASSILAAVMAVTVIFVRLKATKKPASLKKIILPPFFMSTGFLMFAFPEFRVTWWEAGEAFLVGCLFSIFLIKTSKFEKRGGEVYLIRSKAFAAILIALFLIRMAMKTYLGHQISYTETSGLFFIVAFGMILPWRVAMYFGYQKVLKS, from the coding sequence TTGTTTTTTATTGCAAGCAGTATACTGGCAGCCGTCATGGCTGTCACCGTTATTTTTGTACGTTTGAAGGCTACGAAAAAACCTGCCTCCCTTAAAAAGATTATACTTCCTCCTTTTTTCATGTCCACCGGGTTTCTCATGTTTGCATTTCCTGAGTTCCGAGTTACCTGGTGGGAGGCAGGGGAGGCGTTCCTGGTTGGCTGTCTCTTTTCCATATTTCTTATAAAAACAAGCAAGTTTGAAAAGAGGGGAGGGGAGGTCTATCTTATCCGCTCAAAAGCTTTTGCAGCGATTTTGATTGCGCTTTTCCTCATACGTATGGCGATGAAGACGTACCTTGGCCATCAGATCTCCTATACAGAAACGAGCGGTCTGTTTTTTATCGTGGCGTTTGGGATGATTCTCCCCTGGAGAGTGGCGATGTATTTCGGATATCAAAAAGTGCTGAAATCATAA
- a CDS encoding YneB family resolvase-like protein encodes MKSIIYCRVSTEKEEQTSSLSRQEDELRQLAVSHGFGIVSVIKDRESGYSLERDGLFEVIERAQNEEFDVLLVTDDTRLGRGNAKIVLLHELQKRNIKVYTFSSQGEYHLSEAESMVLEIVAVVEEYQRKLHNLKIKRGMRKAVQKGYKPQKNLKNIHHGGRDRKVLPVDEIIRLRGMDLTFAEIAVTLRGFGYEASKATVHRRYKEYLESAPTGNST; translated from the coding sequence TTGAAATCGATCATTTATTGCAGAGTAAGCACCGAAAAGGAAGAGCAGACATCCTCTTTATCCCGGCAGGAAGATGAATTGAGACAGCTGGCAGTCAGCCATGGGTTTGGCATTGTCTCTGTCATAAAAGATAGAGAAAGCGGATACAGCCTGGAACGGGATGGTTTGTTTGAGGTGATCGAGCGGGCCCAAAACGAAGAATTTGATGTTCTTCTTGTAACGGATGATACCCGCTTGGGCAGGGGGAACGCCAAGATCGTTCTTCTTCACGAACTTCAGAAGAGGAACATTAAAGTTTATACCTTCAGCAGCCAAGGGGAATACCATCTTTCCGAAGCAGAGTCTATGGTGCTTGAAATCGTTGCCGTTGTAGAGGAATATCAGCGCAAGCTACATAACTTAAAGATAAAAAGAGGAATGAGGAAGGCTGTTCAAAAAGGCTATAAACCACAAAAGAATTTAAAGAACATCCATCATGGAGGAAGAGACCGGAAGGTGCTTCCGGTTGATGAAATCATCCGGCTTAGAGGAATGGACCTTACGTTTGCAGAAATTGCCGTTACGCTAAGGGGTTTTGGATATGAAGCATCAAAAGCGACAGTTCACCGCAGGTATAAGGAGTATTTAGAAAGTGCTCCGACTGGAAACTCTACTTAA
- a CDS encoding type 1 glutamine amidotransferase domain-containing protein — MRLADKKVLSLVHHEFEDLELWYPILRLREEGAQVDLAGEKAGETYKGKYGVPAESDSSFDEIDPSDYDALLVPGGWAPDKLRRFSKVIEIVQHMETHKKPIGQICHAGWVLISAKMLQGKKVTSTPGIKDDMENAGAVWLDEAVVVDGHLVSSRRPPDLPPYVKAFADVLAGEYNEQ; from the coding sequence ATGCGGTTAGCGGACAAAAAGGTATTGAGTCTTGTACATCATGAGTTTGAAGATCTGGAATTATGGTATCCTATTCTGCGCTTGCGGGAAGAAGGAGCTCAAGTCGATCTTGCCGGGGAGAAAGCGGGAGAAACCTATAAAGGAAAATACGGAGTCCCTGCAGAATCGGATTCTTCATTTGACGAGATTGATCCCTCAGACTATGATGCTTTACTCGTTCCAGGCGGGTGGGCACCCGACAAACTGAGACGTTTTTCAAAGGTTATAGAAATCGTTCAGCATATGGAAACTCATAAAAAGCCCATCGGTCAAATTTGCCATGCCGGGTGGGTCCTGATCTCTGCAAAAATGCTTCAGGGTAAAAAAGTAACGAGCACACCCGGGATAAAGGATGATATGGAGAATGCCGGGGCAGTGTGGCTGGATGAAGCAGTAGTCGTTGATGGCCACCTGGTCTCAAGCCGCCGTCCGCCAGACCTGCCGCCCTATGTGAAAGCATTTGCTGATGTACTGGCCGGTGAGTATAACGAACAATAA
- the lexA gene encoding transcriptional repressor LexA has product MTKLSRRQIDILDFIKEEVNAKGYPPSVREIGEAVGLASSSTVHGHLSRLEKKGLIRRDPTKPRAIEVLGLESDQIITRTRSVNVPIIGKVTAGSPITAIENVDEYFSLPEHVVGDDNVFMLTVEGDSMIEAGIYDRDLVVVKQQPTAENGDIIVAMTEENEATVKRFFKEKDHIRLQPENAALSPILLQNVTILGKVIGVYRTLQ; this is encoded by the coding sequence ATGACAAAATTATCCAGAAGGCAAATCGATATCCTGGACTTTATTAAAGAAGAAGTAAATGCGAAAGGCTATCCACCATCAGTCAGGGAAATCGGTGAAGCAGTTGGACTGGCATCAAGCTCAACCGTACACGGCCATTTATCCAGACTTGAGAAAAAGGGGCTGATCAGGCGTGATCCTACCAAACCCAGGGCCATTGAAGTGCTCGGCCTCGAATCAGATCAGATCATAACCAGAACGCGATCCGTTAATGTACCGATCATCGGTAAAGTTACCGCGGGTTCACCGATTACAGCAATCGAAAACGTTGATGAATATTTTTCATTGCCAGAACATGTTGTAGGCGACGATAATGTTTTTATGTTAACTGTAGAAGGAGACAGTATGATAGAAGCTGGCATCTACGACAGGGACCTCGTGGTAGTCAAGCAGCAGCCAACAGCTGAAAACGGTGACATCATTGTGGCCATGACAGAAGAAAATGAAGCGACTGTAAAACGCTTTTTTAAAGAAAAAGACCACATTCGCCTGCAGCCGGAAAACGCCGCTTTATCTCCAATTTTGCTGCAAAACGTGACCATCCTTGGTAAAGTAATCGGTGTATATCGAACACTTCAATAA
- a CDS encoding iron-sulfur cluster biosynthesis family protein, producing the protein MAFSITDSVVRLYSEIDLNEGEALRLYARYAGSASNGGYSLGVIPAQPADGDDIQEVSGLKFCIKPDDRWLVDDMKLDYDEGEDIFYCEFPALN; encoded by the coding sequence TTGGCCTTTTCAATAACGGATTCAGTGGTCAGACTGTATAGTGAGATCGATCTTAATGAAGGTGAGGCGCTCCGGTTGTATGCGCGATATGCCGGCAGTGCAAGCAACGGCGGATACTCATTAGGCGTAATCCCGGCTCAGCCGGCAGACGGTGATGATATTCAGGAAGTAAGCGGATTGAAATTTTGTATTAAACCGGATGACCGCTGGCTCGTAGATGATATGAAACTGGACTACGATGAAGGGGAAGATATCTTTTATTGTGAGTTCCCTGCGTTAAACTAA
- a CDS encoding cytochrome c biogenesis protein CcdA, whose protein sequence is MADLNIWLAFGAGLLSFISPCCLPLYPAFLSYITGISVREIKEEKGMKRKQAMLHTAYFLLGFSIVFIVLGLSSSFIGNIFVEYKDFLRQFGAIIIVIFGLIILGLLKPAFLMKDRKLAFRNRPAGYMGSILIGIGFSAGWTPCTGPILGAVIALAVSNPGAGMLYMAFYVLGFAVPFFFLSFFLDKLSSIKRYNVQIMKSGGFLMVAMGVMLYFDWMTKFTSFLVNRVFGGFQGF, encoded by the coding sequence ATGGCAGACTTGAATATATGGCTGGCTTTTGGAGCTGGTTTACTGTCTTTTATCTCCCCGTGCTGCCTGCCGCTTTATCCGGCTTTCCTTTCTTATATCACAGGAATTTCAGTCAGGGAGATCAAAGAAGAAAAAGGAATGAAAAGAAAACAAGCCATGCTGCATACGGCTTATTTTCTACTCGGTTTTTCGATTGTTTTTATCGTATTAGGATTATCGTCTTCATTCATCGGCAATATCTTTGTTGAATACAAGGATTTTCTTCGCCAGTTCGGAGCAATTATCATTGTCATCTTTGGCTTGATCATTTTAGGCTTATTGAAGCCGGCGTTTCTAATGAAAGACAGAAAGCTGGCTTTCAGAAACAGGCCTGCGGGATACATGGGCTCCATCTTGATCGGTATCGGTTTTTCTGCAGGATGGACACCTTGTACAGGCCCGATTCTAGGAGCAGTGATCGCTCTGGCCGTGTCCAATCCAGGAGCGGGCATGCTGTATATGGCTTTTTATGTTCTTGGTTTTGCGGTTCCTTTTTTCTTTTTAAGTTTCTTTTTGGATAAACTGAGCAGCATCAAGAGATATAATGTACAAATAATGAAATCTGGCGGTTTTCTTATGGTCGCCATGGGGGTCATGTTATACTTTGACTGGATGACCAAGTTCACTTCGTTTCTCGTAAATCGCGTTTTTGGCGGCTTTCAAGGATTTTAA
- the yneA gene encoding cell division suppressor protein YneA: MMKGFSPVFMLLSIVAAGFIMFAYQSHAEGSREYMEITVNKGDSLWEIAEEYTKDKGSNWEFVNWVEKNNGIQAGTITPGQKLTIPIKAEENR; encoded by the coding sequence ATGATGAAGGGATTTTCACCGGTATTTATGCTATTATCTATTGTTGCAGCAGGTTTTATTATGTTCGCTTATCAGTCTCACGCAGAAGGATCCAGAGAATATATGGAGATTACCGTTAATAAAGGTGATTCACTTTGGGAGATCGCCGAAGAATATACGAAGGACAAAGGTTCAAATTGGGAATTTGTCAACTGGGTTGAAAAGAATAACGGAATACAGGCAGGAACCATTACCCCAGGACAGAAATTAACAATACCGATCAAGGCAGAAGAAAACAGGTGA
- a CDS encoding DUF896 domain-containing protein, with amino-acid sequence MLTPDKLERINFLAKKSKQEGLSTEEAKEQKQLREEYLKNVRTSFQNRLHSLKIIDPEGNDVTPDKLKESKKSQNNMKH; translated from the coding sequence ATGCTTACACCAGATAAACTGGAACGGATAAATTTTCTTGCCAAAAAATCTAAACAAGAAGGTTTATCAACAGAAGAAGCCAAAGAACAAAAGCAATTAAGGGAGGAGTATCTGAAAAACGTCAGAACTTCTTTTCAAAATAGATTGCATTCATTGAAGATCATTGACCCGGAAGGCAATGATGTAACACCGGATAAACTAAAAGAAAGTAAAAAAAGCCAGAACAATATGAAGCATTAA
- the sirA gene encoding sporulation inhibitor of replication protein SirA, whose product MREYLIYKIKEDVAEEYFGKEIKLFQLFLEEYKTFTQQKEVLMKQILYITSPLQLNPLQSFIKQMLLSSKGFQAEVHSFLLECEKSSARLSFSERYMLLQSVGSFEAETAIFENIRKYERCFFAMDFKYYRYGWLNPLKARTGYGS is encoded by the coding sequence TTGAGAGAGTATTTGATCTATAAGATAAAGGAAGATGTTGCCGAAGAGTATTTCGGGAAAGAAATCAAACTCTTTCAGCTGTTTTTGGAAGAATACAAAACCTTTACTCAGCAAAAAGAAGTATTGATGAAACAAATCCTGTACATCACCTCTCCGCTTCAGCTGAACCCTCTTCAATCGTTTATAAAACAGATGCTGCTCTCATCAAAAGGATTTCAGGCGGAAGTCCACTCTTTCCTTCTGGAGTGTGAAAAAAGCTCTGCTCGGCTCAGTTTTTCAGAACGTTATATGCTTCTTCAAAGCGTAGGCAGTTTTGAGGCGGAAACAGCCATTTTTGAAAACATACGAAAGTATGAACGCTGTTTTTTTGCGATGGATTTTAAGTATTACCGCTATGGCTGGCTGAATCCGTTAAAGGCTAGGACAGGCTATGGGTCATAA
- the cysI gene encoding assimilatory sulfite reductase (NADPH) hemoprotein subunit, producing MSNPLLKAPEGKPSDVERIKEESNYLRGTLKEVMLDRISAGIPDDDNRLMKHHGSYLQDDRDLRTERQKQKLEPAYQFMLRARLPGGVVTPSQWLVLDQLGNKYGNGTLKLTTRQTFQMHGILKWNMKRTIQEIHASMLDTIAACGDVNRNVMCISNPYQSEVHSEVYEWSKKLSNYLLPRTRAYHEVWLDEEKVAGTPETEEVEPMYGPLYLPRKFKIGIAVPPSNDIDVFSQDLGLIAVVEDGKLIGFNVSIGGGMGMSHGDKATYPQLSKVIGFCAPDQVLEVAEKVITIQRDYGNRSQRKNARFKYTVDRLGLQTVKEELENRLGWSLDVAKDFSFEDNGDRYGWVQGVQENWHFTLFVEGGRIADFENYKLMTGLREIAKVHTGEFRLTANQNLIIANITREKKQEITELLEQYGMLDSQNVSAIRRNSMACVALPTCGLAMAEAERYLPVLMNKIDNIAEENGLRNEEITVRMTGCPNGCARHALGEIGFIGKAPGKYNMYLGAAFDGSRLSKMYRENIGEEEILKELKMLFPRFAKEREEGEHFGDFVIRAGIIEATTDGTNFHN from the coding sequence ATGTCAAACCCATTATTAAAAGCACCGGAAGGCAAACCGAGTGATGTGGAACGCATAAAAGAAGAGAGTAATTATTTACGAGGTACGCTGAAGGAAGTGATGCTTGACCGGATCAGTGCAGGTATCCCGGATGATGATAACCGCCTCATGAAGCATCATGGCAGCTATTTGCAGGACGACAGAGACCTTCGTACGGAGCGGCAGAAACAAAAGCTTGAACCAGCTTATCAGTTCATGCTCCGTGCAAGATTGCCAGGGGGAGTCGTGACGCCTTCTCAATGGCTGGTTTTGGATCAGCTGGGCAACAAGTATGGTAATGGAACATTAAAATTAACCACACGACAGACGTTTCAAATGCACGGCATTTTAAAATGGAACATGAAAAGGACCATTCAGGAGATCCATGCATCAATGCTCGATACGATTGCAGCTTGCGGTGACGTAAACCGTAATGTGATGTGCATCTCCAATCCTTATCAATCAGAAGTTCATTCTGAAGTGTATGAATGGTCCAAAAAACTCAGTAATTATCTCTTGCCAAGAACGAGAGCGTACCACGAGGTTTGGCTGGATGAAGAAAAAGTAGCAGGCACTCCAGAAACGGAAGAAGTTGAACCGATGTACGGACCGCTTTACTTGCCGCGTAAATTTAAAATCGGCATTGCAGTTCCACCCTCCAATGATATTGATGTCTTTTCACAGGACCTCGGTTTAATCGCCGTCGTAGAAGATGGGAAGCTAATTGGATTTAATGTGTCCATTGGTGGAGGCATGGGAATGTCACATGGAGATAAAGCAACCTATCCGCAGTTGTCAAAAGTGATTGGGTTTTGCGCACCGGACCAGGTTCTTGAGGTGGCTGAAAAAGTCATTACCATTCAGAGAGATTATGGAAACCGTTCACAGCGTAAAAACGCCCGCTTCAAATATACAGTCGACCGGTTAGGTCTTCAAACCGTTAAAGAAGAGCTGGAAAACCGTTTAGGCTGGAGTCTGGATGTAGCGAAAGACTTTTCATTTGAAGATAATGGAGACCGGTATGGCTGGGTACAGGGTGTGCAGGAGAATTGGCATTTTACTCTGTTTGTTGAAGGCGGCCGTATCGCGGATTTTGAAAACTACAAGCTGATGACCGGTTTAAGGGAAATCGCTAAGGTCCATACAGGGGAATTCCGTTTGACCGCCAACCAGAACCTTATAATTGCCAATATTACGAGAGAGAAGAAACAAGAGATTACAGAGCTGTTGGAACAGTATGGAATGCTCGACAGCCAAAATGTTTCTGCGATCCGGCGCAATTCCATGGCATGTGTAGCCCTTCCTACTTGCGGTCTAGCCATGGCGGAGGCAGAACGCTATCTTCCGGTGCTAATGAACAAGATTGATAACATAGCTGAAGAAAACGGCTTGAGAAACGAAGAGATTACCGTTCGGATGACGGGTTGCCCCAATGGATGTGCCCGCCATGCGCTAGGTGAAATTGGGTTTATCGGTAAAGCGCCAGGAAAATATAACATGTATTTGGGTGCAGCGTTTGACGGCAGCCGATTAAGCAAAATGTATCGTGAAAACATAGGAGAGGAAGAGATTTTAAAAGAATTGAAGATGCTGTTCCCTAGATTTGCGAAAGAACGCGAAGAAGGCGAACACTTTGGAGACTTTGTGATTCGTGCGGGCATTATAGAAGCAACGACGGACGGTACAAACTTTCATAACTAA
- the tkt gene encoding transketolase, whose product MSTASIDQLSINTIRTLAIDSIEKAKSGHPGMPMGAAPMAYSLWTKFMNHNPENPEWFNRDRFVLSAGHGSMLLYSLLHLSGYDLSMEDLKQFRQWGSKTPGHPEYKHTAGVDATTGPLGQGIAMAVGMAMAERHLAATYNKDGFEVVDHHTYSICGDGDLMEGVSAEAASLAGHLGLGKLVVLYDSNDISLDGDLHLSFSESVEDRFKAYGWQVLRVEDGTNLEEIENAIAEAKKDTSHPTLIEVKTVIGYGSPNKSGKSASHGAPLGSDEVKLTKEAYNWVFEEDFFVPDEVSDHFASLKEESIKKEQEWNELFARYEKEHSEAAAQLKTAIDNKLPENFDANLPEFDKAVATRASSGKALNAFAKNIPWLFGGSADLAGSNNTMLTGETNFSRENYSGRNIWFGVREFAMGAAVNGMALHGGLKVFGATFFVFSDYLRPAIRLASIMKLPVTYVFTHDSVAVGEDGPTHEPVEQLASLRAMPGLSVIRPADAYESVAAWKLALESVDQPTALVLTRQNLPILEGTKESAYENVKKGAYVISEAEGTPQALLLASGSEVSLAIEAQKQLKQEGIQVSVVSMPSWDRFEKQSSEYKESVLPSSVRARLGIEMAASQGLHKYVGLDGDTIAIDKFGASAPGEKIIAEYGFTVENVSNKLKALLNK is encoded by the coding sequence ATGTCTACTGCTTCAATTGACCAATTATCAATCAACACTATCCGTACCTTGGCTATAGATAGCATTGAGAAAGCCAAATCTGGACACCCTGGTATGCCAATGGGTGCTGCACCGATGGCTTACAGTCTTTGGACGAAATTCATGAACCACAACCCGGAAAATCCTGAATGGTTTAACCGTGACCGTTTTGTGTTATCTGCAGGGCATGGCTCCATGCTGCTTTACAGCTTGCTCCATCTTTCAGGCTATGACTTGTCCATGGAAGACTTGAAACAATTCCGCCAATGGGGAAGTAAAACGCCAGGGCATCCTGAGTACAAACATACGGCTGGTGTAGATGCTACTACAGGACCGCTTGGACAGGGGATCGCGATGGCTGTAGGTATGGCAATGGCAGAACGCCATCTTGCTGCAACTTACAACAAAGATGGATTTGAAGTTGTTGACCACCATACGTACTCCATCTGCGGAGACGGGGACTTAATGGAAGGTGTATCTGCTGAAGCTGCGTCACTTGCAGGCCACCTTGGACTCGGAAAACTTGTTGTTCTTTATGATTCAAATGATATCTCTCTTGATGGAGATCTTCATCTTTCGTTTTCTGAGAGTGTAGAAGACCGTTTTAAAGCATATGGTTGGCAAGTACTTCGTGTAGAAGACGGAACAAACCTTGAAGAGATCGAAAATGCGATCGCAGAAGCAAAAAAGGATACTTCACATCCGACGTTAATCGAAGTAAAGACAGTAATCGGATACGGTTCTCCTAACAAATCCGGTAAATCAGCTTCTCATGGTGCCCCTCTTGGATCTGATGAAGTAAAACTGACAAAAGAAGCCTACAATTGGGTGTTTGAAGAAGACTTCTTCGTACCTGATGAAGTAAGTGATCACTTTGCTTCATTGAAAGAAGAAAGCATAAAGAAAGAACAGGAATGGAATGAGTTATTTGCACGCTATGAAAAAGAGCACAGTGAAGCTGCAGCTCAATTAAAAACAGCGATCGATAACAAATTACCAGAAAACTTTGATGCGAATCTTCCTGAATTTGATAAAGCTGTTGCGACAAGGGCTTCTTCAGGAAAAGCATTGAATGCTTTTGCAAAAAATATTCCATGGTTGTTTGGAGGGTCTGCTGACCTTGCAGGATCAAACAACACGATGCTTACTGGAGAAACAAACTTCAGCCGTGAAAATTACAGCGGCCGCAACATCTGGTTTGGAGTAAGGGAATTTGCGATGGGAGCAGCTGTTAACGGAATGGCGCTCCATGGCGGACTGAAAGTATTCGGTGCAACGTTCTTCGTATTCTCAGACTACTTGCGCCCGGCAATCCGTCTGGCTTCCATCATGAAGCTTCCAGTAACCTATGTATTTACCCATGACAGTGTAGCAGTTGGTGAAGACGGCCCTACCCATGAGCCGGTAGAACAGCTTGCGTCACTCCGTGCGATGCCTGGACTTTCTGTCATCCGCCCAGCAGATGCATATGAGTCTGTTGCTGCGTGGAAGCTGGCTCTTGAAAGTGTAGATCAGCCAACTGCTCTAGTATTAACAAGACAAAACCTTCCGATTCTAGAAGGCACAAAAGAAAGTGCATATGAGAATGTCAAAAAAGGTGCATATGTTATTTCTGAAGCTGAAGGTACACCTCAAGCATTGCTGCTCGCTTCTGGTTCTGAAGTCAGCTTGGCGATCGAAGCACAGAAACAATTAAAACAAGAGGGTATCCAAGTTTCTGTTGTTTCTATGCCTTCATGGGATCGTTTTGAAAAGCAATCTTCAGAATACAAAGAGAGCGTTCTTCCTTCATCGGTAAGAGCAAGACTCGGTATTGAAATGGCGGCATCTCAAGGCCTTCACAAATATGTTGGTTTGGATGGTGACACAATAGCGATTGACAAATTTGGTGCTTCAGCACCTGGAGAAAAAATTATTGCTGAGTACGGCTTTACGGTCGAAAATGTTTCTAATAAATTAAAAGCCTTATTGAATAAATAA
- a CDS encoding YneF family protein, which translates to MFYYILVGILALLAGVAIGFFIARKYMMNYLQKNPPINENMLRVMMMQMGQKPSQKKINQMMKAMNNQMK; encoded by the coding sequence ATGTTTTATTATATCCTTGTGGGCATTTTAGCGCTTCTTGCAGGAGTAGCAATTGGATTTTTCATTGCCCGCAAATACATGATGAATTACCTACAAAAGAATCCACCAATCAATGAAAACATGCTGCGTGTGATGATGATGCAAATGGGTCAGAAGCCGTCCCAAAAGAAAATCAATCAGATGATGAAAGCAATGAACAACCAGATGAAGTAA
- a CDS encoding helix-turn-helix domain-containing protein has protein sequence MNVYKPKKSNLKSLIADKNMKIQALSKKTNISVDQLNDYQSKKVMSLSNAMTIAKELDCQIEELYDWKIVKE, from the coding sequence TTGAACGTTTATAAACCTAAAAAAAGCAATCTGAAATCTTTAATTGCTGATAAGAACATGAAGATCCAAGCTCTTTCAAAAAAAACCAATATCTCTGTTGACCAGTTAAACGATTACCAGTCTAAAAAAGTAATGAGTCTAAGCAATGCTATGACCATCGCAAAAGAATTAGATTGCCAGATTGAAGAACTTTATGACTGGAAGATAGTAAAAGAGTGA